In Debaryomyces hansenii CBS767 chromosome B complete sequence, one genomic interval encodes:
- a CDS encoding DEHA2B09922p (similar to uniprot|P38132 Saccharomyces cerevisiae YBR202W CDC47 Component of the hexameric MCM complex) — protein MSTTSTVLPSIQLNINYGEIKNSIKDFLTHFKTSSDIEFDPEGDNLTSGGPKYMHLLQKVANREITTLYIELDDLKSYQENQYVQSQSQSVISPSSLINQITKNTYRFIEMFSSVVDELMPEPTKDISYKDDVLDVILHQRKLRNLRLQQENHEEFNNLRDNFDDSNENQHMTQEDQQADNMFPSKLTRRYYLYFKPLTDSFRGSGKPLAVRDVKGAHVGQFITVRGIVTRVSDVKPSVLVNAYTCDKCGFEIFQEVSSKIFTPLAECTSTTCKTDNNKGQLFMSTRASKFSSFQEVKIQEMSNQVPVGHIPRSMTIHVNGDLVRSLNPGDVADISGVFMPSPYTGFRALKAGLLTETYLEAQYVNQHKKQYESLEITPEIKAEIQDLFNQGGVYNRLAKSIAPEIYGHLDIKKVLLLLLCGGVTKEIGDGLKIRGDINVCLMGDPGVAKSQLLKAIGKIAPRSVYTTGRGSSGVGLTAAVMRDPITDEMVLEGGALVLADNGICCIDEFDKMDESDRTAIHEVMEQQTISISKAGITTSLNARTSILAAANPLYGRYNPRLSPHENINLPAALLSRFDIMFLILDQPSRETDEKLAHHVAYVHMHNKQPEMDFEPINSSTIRQYISIARTYRPTVPKEVGDYVVQSYINMRKESHRNEGSVKKFSHITPRTLLGILRMSQALARIRFDNVVTNEDVDEALRLLQASKSSLYTNDDQIREDESSTSKIYQIIRNIAIGDGSRLSHTLPLQELRQRVIAKGYTAQQFDDCILEYDHIGVWQKIDNGETLMFIGGGEDEDDEMEY, from the coding sequence ATGTCTACTACTTCGACGGTATTACCAtctattcaattgaatattaacTATGGAGAAATAAAGAACTCAATAAAAGATTTTTTGACACATTTCAAGACATCGAGTGATATCGAATTCGATCCTGAGGGCGACAATTTGACCAGTGGAGGACCTAAATATATGCATTTATTGCAGAAAGTGGCCAATAGGGAAATAACTACATTGtatattgaattagatGACTTGAAGTCGTACcaagaaaatcaatatgTGCAATCACAATCGCAATCAGTCATTTCGCCTAGTTCATtgattaatcaaatcacCAAGAATACGTATAGATTTATCGAGATGTTCAGTTCTGTTGTGGACGAGTTAATGCCAGAACCAACAAAGGACATTTCGTACAAAGATGACGTGTTAGATGTTATCTTacatcaaagaaaattgagaaatttaAGGTTACAGCAGGAAAACCACGAAGAGTTCAACAATTTGAGAGACAATTTCGACGATAGTAACGAAAACCAACATATGACTCAAGAGGATCAACAAGCGGACAATATGTTCCCCTCAAAATTGACTCGTCGTTACTACTTATACTTCAAGCCTTTGACTGATTCGTTCAGAGGTTCTGGGAAACCTCTCGCTGTGAGAGACGTCAAAGGTGCCCATGTTGGTCAATTTATTACAGTCAGGGGTATTGTTACTAGGGTCAGTGATGTTAAGCCTTCCGTTTTGGTTAATGCTTATACTTGTGACAAATGTGGTTTCGAAATTTTCCAAGAAGTTTCATCTAAGATTTTCACACCTTTAGCTGAGTGTACTTCGACCACCTGTAAAACCGATAACAATAAGGGTCAATTATTCATGTCTACCAGGGCGTCCAAGTTCTCGTCTTTCCAAGAAGTGAAGATTCAAGAAATGTCAAATCAAGTGCCAGTCGGACATATACCAAGATCCATGACTATACATGTTAATGGTGATTTGGTAAGATCCTTGAACCCAGGTGATGTGGCTGATATTTCTGGTGTATTTATGCCGTCACCTTACACCGGTTTTAGAGCATTGAAAGCAGGCTTGTTAACTGAAACTTATTTGGAAGCCCAATACGTCAATCAACACAAGAAACAATATGAATCATTGGAGATTACACCAGAAATCAAAGCtgaaattcaagatttattCAACCAAGGTGGCGTATACAACAGATTAGCAAAGTCAATTGCACCAGAAATTTATGGTCACTTAGATATTAAAAAAGtcttattgttattattatgcGGTGGTGTCACTAAAGAGATTGGTGATGGTTTGAAAATTCGTGGTGATATAAATGTGTGTCTTATGGGTGATCCTGGGGTAGCTAAATCACAATTGTTGAAGGCAATCGGTAAGATTGCTCCAAGATCAGTCTATACAACTGGTAGAGGTTCTTCTGGTGTTGGGTTAACAGCAGCAGTTATGAGAGATCCAATCACGGATGAAATGGTATTAGAAGGTGGTGCATTAGTTTTGGCTGATAATGGTATTTGTtgtattgatgaatttgataaaatggACGAATCGGATAGAACTGCCATTCATGAAGTTATGGAACAGCAAACCATTTCTATTTCGAAGGCCGGTATTACCACGTCTTTAAATGCAAGAACATCAATCTTAGCGGCAGCAAACCCTTTGTATGGTAGATATAACCCAAGATTATCGCCtcatgaaaatattaacttGCCAGCAGCTTTGTTATCTAGATTTGATATTATGTTCTTGATTTTAGATCAACCTTCAAGAGAAACTGACGAAAAATTAGCCCACCATGTCGCCTATGTTCATATGCATAACAAACAACCAGAAATGGACTTTGAACCTATAAATTCGTCTACAATCAGACAGTATATATCTATTGCTAGAACTTACAGACCAACTGTTCCTAAAGAAGTTGGTGACTATGTGGTACAATCATACATCAATATGAGAAAAGAATCTCATAGGAATGAAGGATCGGTGAAGAAATTCTCCCATATCACTCCAAGAACCTTATTAGGTATCTTAAGAATGTCACAAGCATTGGCAAGAATCAGATTTGACAATGTTGTTACCAATGAAGATGTTGATGAGGCATTGAGATTGCTTCAAGCTTCGAAGTCGTCATTATACACAAATGATGATCAAATCCGAGAAGACGAATCTTCAACTTCTaagatttatcaaatcattaGAAATATTGCTATTGGAGACGGTTCCAGATTATCTCATACTTTACCATTGCAAGAGTTGAGGCAAAGAGTTATTGCAAAGGGCTATACCGCACAACAATTTGATGATTGTATATTAGAATATGATCATATTGGTGTCTGGCAAAAAATTGACAACGGCGAGACCTTAATGTTCATTGGTGGtggtgaagatgaagatgatgaaatggAATATTAG
- a CDS encoding DEHA2B09900p (similar to CA2588|IPF15098 Candida albicans IPF15098) → MNQDVPIIDNPLLRNRSRSYDHRNTRNQSNTSRQISNKKEDPSEDITHFSKPRPLDSINDKDSNRDQDVEGDEKQPDPIDNPYLKYANYTSLMLENKGSVARDHLSNERTFLAWTRTASAFILVGVGFTQFYRLELRTAAAAVADDISFDIPEDRIHETFKQLGKPLGTLSFVLATITLLFGVYRYYQVQMMLTREFYPATRITVIVLLIINLVILILLLILNIKVSQ, encoded by the exons ATGAATCAAGATGTCCCAATAATTGACAATCCCTTACTACGGAATAGAAGCCGTTCTTATGATCATCGAAATACAAGAAATCAATCGAATACCTCTAGacaaatatcaaataagaaagaagatCCCTCAGAAGACATTACTCACTTCAGTAAACCTAGACCATTAGACTCTATCAACGACAAGGATTCAAATAGAGACCAAGATGTCGAAGGAGACGAAAAGCAGCCCGATCCAATTGATAACccatatttgaaatatgcTAACTATACGTCATTAATGTTGGAAAATAAAGGTTCCGTAGCCAGAGATCAC CTATCAAACGAAAGAACCTTTTTGGCTTGGACAAGAACAGCTCTGGCATTTATTTTGGTTGGTGTTGGTTTTACTCAATTCTATCGTCTTGAGCTAAGGactgctgctgctgctgttgcCGATGATATAAGTTTTGACATTCCTGAAGATCGAATACATGAGACGTTTAAACAATTAGGTAAACCATTGGGTACATTAAGTTTTGTACTAGCAACTATAACATTACTTTTTGGTGTTTACAGATACTATCAAGTACAGATGATGCTAACAAGAGAATTTTATCCTGCTACAAGAATAACAGTCATTGTATTACTAATAATTAATCTTGTCATACTCATATTACTCTTGATTTTAAACATAAAGGTAAGTCAGTAG